One genomic region from Streptomyces sp. NBC_01304 encodes:
- a CDS encoding caspase family protein, whose amino-acid sequence MGRRFFVALGSGRYRHLPADAQLGSVPRDVRTMTELFKSFGYQTVLPGLGEYDGAEQIRQKLRHWSADAELTADDVVVVYFAGHGVVEERDRHYLLCWDSQDEDLATTALATEDLLRILCRGRLRHLLLVLDTCSGGAGSAEASAVALQSIAYRNAGTVASSGLWFLAAARRKDIAEDGAFVTALTDAVHTTTGRTGQRQEFLDLTELVKAINERFEADSRGQRAELASGLVTGLAPFLPNSGYQEGLPPIGSDLEVQRRVAARDLTEHFGPRSRGVEFESEQGLYFSGRVRVLSELVGWLTAETADEDGRGRVVTGSPGCGKSAVLGRIVALSDGRYRSKFDLLSVDPDTVVPEGCVTAAVHARHKRLEEVVVRIATALGTEADGAAALLQELTRRGRLGHTSVIVVDAVDEAGSDTAADAGGHGEPRRITRELLRPMSEIPGVRLLVGTRHELVAPLGPTFTVIDLDRAGYRAGDDDVAGYVTRVLLASEEADVRTPYRDRPELAAMVARGVGEKAAGVYLYARTTARTLRSDRAAVDVNSPGWADKLPSEVGEAFDDYLARFGPDEPRVRRMLLALAFSEGKGLPRGRVWTALSSVISGQACTEEDVTWVLDVAEAYIAEVIDDDHRSVYRLYHKALAEHLRATADRPPEDIQGSVVEALRSLVPISPDGRLEWFAAVPYVRQHLATHAAAAGLLAGLIEDPGFLLAGEPLSLLRAFSSIEGEEPRRIRGSYEQVAHRLTADRPIGERAADLQLSARRCEADRLADRIEELGVALPWSAKWAWWSTSGVHRLLSAHAKTIGCVAVGDLDGRPIAVTGSFDGTARVWDLTSQRQIGDPLPVDIAVSAIAIGDLGDYTVALTGGQDGTVRIWDLSAGQEHGPPLTGHTNQVESIVVGAIGGHPVVLTASADGTARVWDLVTRQQLGADLSAHRRTVWDADLGELDGRPIAITGGDDKSVYVWDLSEVLEGGDARVHGSPLVGPAEAVTAVCAARLDGRAVALVGDRTGMLSRWDLESRRQIGEPVMAHVYYVRSGVASAVVGEFNGRPVALTSGRRESRLWDLRTLQQLGHPLRGHVEDITAAALTDRADASMAVTVSQDRTARVWDLTADQPVEGHARPVCSTALVTVRGRSLVLTGGEDGTARLWDPGTHTQVCPPMEGHSGQVLAVALGTVHGKTVAATAGADTTVRLWDPFAKAALGQPLRGHTNAVRCLAFGELGDAPVVVSGGEDGTVRLWDVLTGEPVGRPLVGHIGGIRHLAVRKVHDGMEIVLATTLDHAYVWHIESRTAPGRVQPKAHFNVEDLTPSARAVGVAFHEARPVVLTVLEGNNVYVHGVESRTVVAGPLTGHAELVLVGALARVGRRTLVATMAVDDTARAWDLESAEPLGPPMEGFTRLGTLADRAAPALGQLDGVPVAAVATSREVRVWDLTTMRSVGEPLCGAEQSLVSADILRTRDGREVVATGGVDGVVRTHDLEDGRQVAAHLTSGAQVAHDVTTVSLDRDSVTVRSGWAETEVWSLESRTRLSKRSGASWRACVHSTGDSTVVINVAGDYSLHAWDLITQAPVCPPMTGHTAVVMTVRAATVGGRQLVASASVDGTVRIWDLRTGAPVGSPLSGHEMGAYGLEFARTDRDMIITGAGNGALRFWNIDDGSDAGVELEPFPSAIRAIRFVDIAGTPTLVAADRYGLMRVWTVDSPAWKAELDIGSSIRGISADSAGRVCVATDMGVVTLHLYPERQPEGRGGAS is encoded by the coding sequence GTGGGGCGACGATTCTTCGTTGCGCTGGGGAGCGGTCGGTACCGGCACCTTCCCGCGGACGCACAACTGGGATCCGTGCCGCGTGATGTCCGCACGATGACCGAGCTGTTCAAGTCCTTCGGGTACCAGACCGTACTCCCGGGCCTGGGTGAGTACGACGGAGCCGAGCAGATCCGGCAGAAGCTGCGGCACTGGTCGGCGGATGCCGAGTTGACGGCCGACGACGTGGTGGTCGTCTACTTCGCCGGGCATGGCGTGGTCGAGGAGCGGGACCGGCACTATCTGCTCTGCTGGGACTCGCAGGACGAGGACCTGGCGACCACGGCCCTGGCCACCGAGGACCTGCTGCGGATTCTGTGCCGGGGCAGGCTGCGGCACTTGCTGTTGGTCCTGGACACCTGCTCCGGCGGGGCGGGCAGCGCCGAGGCCTCCGCTGTGGCGCTGCAGTCGATCGCCTACCGCAACGCGGGCACGGTGGCGTCGTCGGGGCTGTGGTTCCTAGCTGCCGCACGCCGGAAGGACATCGCCGAGGACGGCGCCTTCGTCACCGCTCTCACCGATGCGGTGCACACGACGACCGGGCGTACCGGGCAACGACAGGAGTTCCTCGACCTCACCGAACTGGTGAAGGCGATCAACGAACGCTTCGAGGCCGACAGCCGGGGGCAGCGGGCCGAGCTGGCCAGTGGCCTGGTCACCGGGCTCGCCCCCTTCCTGCCCAACTCCGGCTACCAGGAAGGGCTGCCGCCCATCGGTTCGGACCTCGAGGTGCAGCGCCGTGTGGCCGCCCGGGACCTCACGGAGCACTTCGGTCCGCGCTCGCGAGGAGTCGAGTTCGAGTCGGAGCAGGGCCTGTACTTCAGTGGACGGGTACGGGTGCTGTCCGAGCTGGTCGGCTGGCTGACGGCCGAGACGGCGGACGAGGACGGCCGGGGACGTGTTGTCACCGGTAGTCCGGGCTGTGGGAAGTCGGCGGTTCTGGGCAGGATCGTCGCCCTGTCGGACGGGCGCTATCGATCGAAGTTCGACCTCTTGAGCGTCGACCCGGACACCGTGGTCCCCGAAGGCTGCGTCACCGCCGCGGTGCACGCGCGGCACAAGCGGCTCGAGGAGGTGGTCGTGCGGATCGCCACGGCACTGGGCACGGAAGCGGACGGCGCGGCAGCGCTCCTGCAGGAACTCACCAGGAGGGGGCGGCTCGGGCACACCTCGGTCATCGTGGTGGACGCCGTCGACGAGGCGGGATCGGACACCGCCGCGGACGCGGGTGGACATGGGGAGCCCCGCCGGATCACCCGGGAACTGCTTCGCCCCATGTCCGAGATACCCGGGGTCCGGCTCCTGGTGGGGACCCGCCATGAGCTGGTCGCACCGCTCGGCCCCACCTTCACCGTCATCGACCTGGACCGGGCCGGATACCGGGCAGGTGATGATGACGTCGCGGGCTATGTCACCCGGGTGCTCCTCGCTTCTGAAGAGGCCGACGTACGCACCCCCTACCGAGACCGCCCCGAGCTGGCCGCGATGGTCGCCAGGGGTGTCGGGGAGAAGGCCGCCGGCGTCTACCTCTACGCGCGCACGACGGCCCGCACCCTGCGCTCGGACCGGGCGGCCGTCGACGTCAACAGCCCCGGGTGGGCCGACAAGTTGCCGAGTGAGGTCGGTGAGGCGTTCGACGACTATCTCGCGCGCTTCGGCCCCGATGAACCACGCGTGCGCCGGATGCTGCTCGCCCTGGCCTTCTCGGAGGGAAAGGGTCTGCCGCGAGGCAGGGTCTGGACGGCGCTGAGCTCGGTCATCTCCGGCCAGGCCTGCACGGAGGAGGACGTCACCTGGGTCCTGGACGTGGCCGAGGCGTACATCGCCGAAGTCATCGACGACGACCACCGCTCGGTCTACCGGCTGTACCACAAGGCTCTCGCCGAGCATCTGCGCGCCACTGCGGACCGTCCTCCCGAAGACATCCAGGGCTCGGTCGTGGAGGCGCTCCGCTCGCTGGTCCCCATCTCGCCGGACGGCCGCCTGGAGTGGTTCGCGGCGGTGCCCTATGTGCGTCAACACCTGGCCACGCATGCCGCAGCGGCGGGCCTGCTCGCCGGCCTCATCGAGGACCCCGGGTTTCTGCTGGCCGGTGAACCACTGTCCCTGTTGCGCGCGTTCTCGTCCATCGAGGGCGAGGAGCCGCGCCGCATCCGCGGATCGTACGAGCAGGTGGCACATCGTCTGACGGCCGATCGCCCGATCGGCGAGCGGGCGGCCGACCTTCAGCTCTCGGCCCGCCGCTGTGAGGCCGACCGGCTGGCCGACCGGATCGAGGAGCTTGGCGTCGCACTGCCCTGGTCGGCGAAGTGGGCCTGGTGGTCCACGAGTGGTGTGCATCGTCTCCTCAGCGCCCACGCGAAGACGATCGGCTGTGTGGCCGTCGGTGATCTCGACGGTCGCCCGATCGCGGTGACCGGGAGCTTCGACGGGACGGCCCGCGTCTGGGACCTGACGTCGCAGCGGCAGATCGGAGATCCGCTCCCGGTGGACATCGCCGTGAGCGCCATCGCCATCGGGGACCTCGGGGACTACACCGTCGCGCTCACCGGAGGTCAAGACGGCACCGTTCGGATCTGGGACCTCTCGGCGGGTCAGGAGCACGGCCCGCCGCTCACGGGGCACACCAATCAGGTCGAGAGCATCGTGGTGGGCGCCATCGGCGGTCATCCGGTGGTACTGACCGCCAGCGCTGACGGGACGGCCCGTGTCTGGGACCTGGTCACGAGGCAGCAGTTGGGCGCCGACCTCAGCGCCCACCGGCGCACCGTATGGGACGCCGATCTGGGCGAGTTGGACGGGCGTCCCATCGCCATCACGGGCGGCGACGACAAGTCCGTTTACGTCTGGGACCTGAGCGAGGTGCTCGAGGGCGGGGACGCGCGCGTCCACGGCAGCCCGCTCGTCGGGCCGGCGGAGGCGGTCACCGCGGTGTGCGCGGCACGGCTCGACGGACGGGCCGTGGCGCTGGTCGGCGATCGTACGGGCATGCTCAGCCGCTGGGATCTCGAGTCGCGGCGGCAGATCGGCGAGCCGGTCATGGCACACGTCTACTACGTCCGGAGCGGGGTCGCGTCCGCGGTGGTCGGCGAGTTCAACGGCCGGCCCGTGGCACTGACCAGCGGGCGCAGGGAATCGCGCCTGTGGGATCTGCGCACCCTGCAGCAGTTGGGACACCCGCTGCGCGGCCATGTCGAGGACATCACGGCGGCGGCCCTCACCGACCGCGCGGATGCTTCGATGGCGGTCACCGTCAGCCAGGACCGAACGGCACGTGTCTGGGACTTGACGGCTGATCAGCCCGTCGAGGGGCATGCCCGGCCCGTCTGTTCCACGGCCCTGGTGACGGTTCGGGGCCGGTCACTGGTGCTCACGGGCGGCGAGGACGGAACGGCTCGGCTGTGGGACCCCGGCACACACACCCAGGTCTGCCCTCCGATGGAGGGGCATTCGGGGCAGGTGCTCGCCGTGGCGCTCGGCACGGTGCACGGAAAGACCGTCGCGGCGACGGCGGGGGCCGACACCACGGTCCGGCTGTGGGATCCGTTCGCGAAGGCGGCTCTCGGGCAGCCTCTGCGGGGGCATACCAATGCGGTACGTTGCCTCGCTTTCGGCGAGTTGGGCGACGCCCCGGTCGTGGTCAGTGGCGGCGAGGACGGGACCGTCCGCCTCTGGGACGTCCTGACCGGGGAGCCGGTCGGCCGGCCGCTTGTGGGGCACATCGGCGGGATCCGGCACCTTGCCGTTCGCAAGGTCCACGACGGCATGGAGATCGTCCTGGCCACCACGCTGGATCACGCGTACGTCTGGCACATCGAGAGCCGCACCGCACCTGGCCGGGTGCAGCCCAAGGCTCACTTCAACGTCGAGGATCTCACCCCCTCGGCGCGGGCGGTGGGAGTGGCGTTCCACGAGGCCCGGCCGGTCGTCCTGACCGTGCTCGAAGGCAACAACGTGTACGTGCACGGCGTGGAGAGCCGAACGGTGGTTGCCGGGCCGCTGACCGGCCACGCCGAATTGGTTCTGGTGGGTGCCCTCGCGCGCGTCGGGCGCAGAACCCTCGTGGCCACCATGGCCGTTGACGACACGGCGCGGGCCTGGGACCTGGAATCGGCGGAGCCCCTGGGACCCCCGATGGAGGGCTTCACCCGATTGGGAACGCTGGCCGACCGGGCCGCGCCGGCCCTCGGGCAGCTCGACGGGGTGCCGGTGGCAGCCGTCGCCACCTCGCGGGAAGTGCGCGTTTGGGACCTCACCACCATGCGGTCCGTCGGGGAGCCGCTGTGCGGGGCGGAACAGAGCCTGGTGTCGGCCGACATCCTGCGGACCCGGGACGGCAGGGAAGTCGTTGCCACCGGTGGCGTCGACGGGGTCGTGCGCACCCACGACCTGGAGGACGGTCGCCAGGTGGCGGCCCATCTGACTTCGGGTGCGCAGGTGGCCCACGACGTGACGACCGTCTCGCTGGATCGCGACAGCGTGACCGTGCGCAGCGGTTGGGCCGAGACAGAGGTGTGGAGCCTGGAGTCCCGCACTCGGCTCAGTAAGCGCTCGGGGGCGTCATGGCGGGCCTGTGTGCACTCGACCGGGGACAGCACGGTGGTGATCAACGTCGCGGGTGACTACTCCCTGCACGCCTGGGACCTGATCACTCAGGCGCCGGTGTGCCCTCCGATGACCGGGCACACCGCGGTTGTGATGACGGTGCGCGCCGCGACCGTCGGTGGCCGCCAACTCGTGGCGAGCGCCTCGGTGGACGGCACGGTGCGGATCTGGGATCTGCGGACCGGGGCTCCTGTCGGGTCGCCTCTCAGCGGCCATGAGATGGGGGCGTACGGTTTGGAGTTCGCCCGCACCGACCGCGACATGATCATCACCGGTGCGGGCAACGGCGCCTTGCGCTTCTGGAACATCGACGACGGGAGCGACGCCGGCGTGGAGCTCGAGCCCTTCCCGTCCGCGATCCGGGCCATTC
- a CDS encoding DedA family protein encodes MDKVALTAAGLYVIVLLRAGGTFAVGWLAGTGARRGRFAERISSAKFVRAERAIQRWGAPVVAVSFLTVGFQTVANFLAGSMRMPLSRYLPALFVGGACWALIYATVGIGVLEVLSRLFAEHAVLGVTGVSVLLAVCGVLVYRRRKAATSG; translated from the coding sequence GTGGATAAGGTCGCGCTCACCGCTGCGGGTCTCTACGTCATCGTCCTGCTGCGCGCCGGCGGGACATTCGCCGTGGGGTGGCTGGCCGGCACCGGCGCCCGGCGCGGCAGGTTCGCCGAGCGGATCTCCTCGGCCAAGTTCGTGCGTGCAGAACGCGCGATTCAGCGGTGGGGAGCGCCCGTGGTGGCCGTGTCCTTCCTGACCGTCGGGTTCCAGACCGTCGCGAATTTCCTCGCCGGAAGCATGCGCATGCCGCTCTCCCGCTACCTCCCGGCACTCTTCGTGGGGGGAGCGTGCTGGGCGCTGATCTACGCGACCGTCGGGATCGGCGTGCTGGAAGTCCTGTCGCGGCTGTTCGCCGAGCATGCCGTGCTCGGTGTGACCGGGGTCTCGGTCCTCCTCGCGGTGTGCGGCGTACTGGTGTACCGGCGCAGGAAGGCTGCGACTTCCGGCTGA
- a CDS encoding TIR domain-containing protein, translating to MRTRIAPGRRIRAELGYGAFLSYSGDRDRQWLPHLQRAIEKQSRPWYKPPRIRVFLDGSGISIGPQLWGKIEAGLARSEWLVVMASPESKESEWVDREIEWWLKHRSVDNILLVVSAGRLVWDEQQCDWNSELSTALPTRLFGRFEQQPVWKSVDLRRPDNGTDLLPDVDSVAVGIASVLRGLPEDDLKSEGVRDTRRNLRTARIIAAILGLLLLITSTVSVIALVQRAEATRQRDHAVAQQLISQSSFLATRDPFGARLKALAAWRIDPTPESRLAVLNAAVNPETGLLAHSWPMRSVAFSPDGKTIASGSDDGIVRLWDAAKQQKIGDSFIGHNRGVTSVAFGPDGKTLASSSFDGTVRLWDIAERTQIGDAFRPRSGMLYSVAFSPDGRILAAGGESDSGAAVRMWDVATHRQIGKPLGGRITAVYAVAFSPDGKALAAGGTDGLRLWDVNSHVPLGKALGTPNDSVSSVSFNRDGTTIASAHADGSVRIWDASTGRPVGKPFNSYAGPVDSVEFSPDGAMFAASHEDGSVHLWHVSRHSRMGPPFTGHTSTVRSVAFSPDGSTLASASEDTTVRLWDVRAQRQIGPSINTGSSGSTALSPNGRTLAATDSDTGVRFWDVAARREIGAPLEHSVLDLSPAISFSPDSTVLATDSGETRPRVKLWDVRTRRQIGKSMPGHTGDIFALDFSPDGKTLISSGEDSLRMWNPATQRQIGTPIHAEGWNLEFSPDSRTFATSTADNTVVLWDTATRHRIGETRPSHTAQISDIAFSPDGTVFATASRDNTVRLWSVATRKQIGESLTGHRSGVYSVTFSPNGKTLGTGSMDGTVRLWDVASRRQIGVPLEGHGAGVTGVAFGLDGKRIISWSGDSTVRLWDVNATVDPVHSLCVWASGAFTADRWRAYVPAGPAYRKLCLKAGPK from the coding sequence TTGCGGACACGCATAGCCCCCGGTAGGCGGATAAGAGCCGAACTCGGGTACGGCGCCTTTCTCTCCTACAGTGGGGATCGCGACCGACAATGGCTGCCGCACCTGCAGCGGGCCATCGAAAAGCAGTCCCGTCCCTGGTACAAGCCGCCTCGCATCAGAGTATTCCTCGATGGCAGTGGTATATCGATCGGTCCGCAGCTCTGGGGAAAGATCGAGGCTGGCCTTGCGCGCTCCGAATGGCTCGTCGTCATGGCGTCGCCGGAGTCGAAAGAATCGGAATGGGTCGACCGGGAAATCGAATGGTGGCTGAAACACAGGTCGGTCGACAATATCCTGCTCGTTGTGTCCGCCGGACGGTTGGTGTGGGACGAGCAGCAGTGCGACTGGAATTCGGAGCTCTCGACAGCGCTCCCTACTCGCTTGTTCGGACGTTTCGAGCAGCAACCGGTCTGGAAATCCGTCGACCTGCGCCGCCCCGACAACGGCACGGATCTGCTGCCGGATGTCGACAGCGTTGCGGTTGGCATCGCGTCCGTTCTACGCGGCCTTCCCGAGGATGACCTGAAGTCGGAGGGTGTGCGCGACACGAGGCGCAACCTGCGAACCGCCAGGATCATCGCGGCCATATTGGGTTTGCTCCTCCTGATCACCAGTACGGTGTCAGTAATCGCGCTGGTCCAACGCGCTGAGGCCACCCGCCAGCGTGACCATGCCGTCGCACAGCAGTTGATCAGTCAGAGTTCCTTCCTCGCTACCCGTGACCCCTTCGGCGCCCGATTGAAAGCGTTGGCGGCATGGCGGATCGATCCAACTCCGGAATCCCGCCTCGCAGTTCTCAACGCAGCCGTCAACCCGGAGACCGGGTTGCTCGCGCATTCCTGGCCCATGAGATCGGTGGCCTTCAGCCCGGACGGCAAGACAATTGCCTCCGGCAGCGACGACGGCATCGTGCGCCTCTGGGATGCGGCTAAGCAGCAGAAGATCGGTGACTCGTTCATCGGGCACAACCGAGGCGTCACATCAGTGGCCTTCGGACCAGACGGCAAGACCTTGGCCAGCTCAAGTTTCGACGGAACTGTCCGGCTCTGGGACATCGCCGAGCGCACACAGATCGGTGACGCGTTCCGCCCCCGGTCCGGGATGCTCTATTCGGTCGCCTTCAGCCCTGATGGCAGGATTCTCGCCGCCGGTGGCGAGAGCGACTCCGGGGCGGCCGTACGGATGTGGGACGTGGCGACACATCGCCAGATCGGCAAGCCGCTCGGAGGGCGTATCACCGCTGTCTACGCAGTGGCCTTCAGCCCCGACGGCAAGGCCTTGGCCGCCGGAGGCACAGACGGCCTACGGCTCTGGGACGTCAACTCCCATGTACCGCTTGGCAAGGCACTGGGGACACCGAACGACAGCGTCTCATCGGTCTCCTTCAACAGAGACGGCACGACCATCGCCTCCGCCCATGCCGACGGCAGCGTCCGTATCTGGGACGCCTCCACTGGAAGGCCGGTCGGGAAGCCGTTCAACTCCTACGCCGGGCCGGTCGACTCGGTGGAATTCAGCCCCGATGGCGCGATGTTCGCCGCCTCCCACGAGGACGGCAGCGTGCACCTCTGGCACGTCTCTCGGCACAGCCGGATGGGACCGCCCTTCACCGGTCATACGAGTACGGTCCGGTCTGTGGCTTTCAGCCCGGACGGATCGACCCTGGCAAGTGCGAGTGAGGACACCACAGTTCGGTTGTGGGATGTCCGCGCACAACGGCAGATCGGACCATCGATCAATACCGGGAGCAGCGGTTCGACGGCGCTCAGTCCAAATGGCCGAACCTTGGCTGCAACCGACTCCGACACCGGCGTGCGCTTCTGGGACGTTGCCGCACGGCGCGAGATCGGTGCTCCGCTGGAGCACAGTGTGCTGGACTTGAGCCCCGCGATCTCCTTCAGCCCCGACAGCACTGTGCTTGCCACCGACTCGGGCGAGACAAGACCCCGTGTGAAACTCTGGGACGTCAGAACGCGCCGTCAGATCGGCAAGTCCATGCCCGGCCACACCGGCGACATATTCGCCTTGGATTTCAGCCCCGATGGCAAGACTCTCATCAGTTCCGGCGAGGACTCCCTGCGTATGTGGAATCCGGCAACACAGCGTCAGATAGGCACGCCAATCCATGCCGAGGGATGGAACCTCGAGTTCAGCCCTGACAGCCGCACCTTCGCCACCAGCACCGCGGACAACACAGTGGTGCTCTGGGACACCGCCACACGTCACCGTATCGGCGAGACTCGCCCCAGCCACACCGCGCAGATCAGCGATATCGCCTTCAGTCCGGACGGCACGGTCTTCGCCACCGCGAGCCGCGACAACACCGTTCGGCTCTGGAGCGTGGCCACGCGTAAACAGATCGGGGAATCACTGACGGGCCATCGCAGCGGTGTGTACTCCGTAACGTTCAGCCCCAATGGGAAAACGCTGGGCACCGGCAGTATGGATGGGACGGTCAGGCTCTGGGACGTCGCTTCCCGGCGGCAGATCGGCGTGCCGCTCGAAGGGCACGGCGCCGGCGTCACCGGTGTGGCCTTCGGCCTTGACGGCAAGAGGATTATCAGCTGGAGCGGCGACAGTACGGTGCGGCTATGGGATGTCAACGCGACGGTGGATCCGGTGCACTCGCTGTGCGTGTGGGCAAGCGGTGCATTCACCGCCGACCGGTGGCGCGCTTATGTACCTGCCGGCCCCGCTTACCGGAAGCTGTGCCTGAAGGCCGGACCAAAGTAA
- a CDS encoding toll/interleukin-1 receptor domain-containing protein encodes MSDAVDEAEVRAAASDSVKQRDAFISYSQSKNRPLAKQLQRGLERLAVSRFRPMRMSVFRDVTGLSANHDLWKSIQRELARSRHLILLASPEAAASPWVAREVDYWLRERDAEHLLIAVASGEIAWDDRAGDFDWQKTTCLPRNLAGHFTSMPLWVDLREIEERGHHSLRYPPFRAAVATLAAPLHGRPKEELEHDDFRQLRLVKRLSWSGVALLMALLVLAVYGFFDAGRQRDEAVAQARISASQALAARSGQLLATSPNQAAQYALYAEETRSTPESRRALAQAVAAAPYAKRRLRADADSVTGYEGAGRPAATDVVLSADGSTAAYLSDFDQTRRVRLYDVRSARQSRVLRADGKPRALSRDGRVLATEVYLNRVQLWDTRTGKLLRTMAAGHTEDLPNAAHGLSSLALSPDGRWVAASHVTPELKAFVVVWRASDGREVTRLRVSRARLGLGFSRDGSRMTLVDSGRQQVREFRTESASWAAARSLPGMTGDTSDPWKYSEVLLFDGAGKALARTEERAEVWDLERRRRIAARSLGVHQDMAVADGEGNFVVGGQHGEVRLYDATLRPGTTLGRLARTANTLAMSADGAQVAVASYGGEFNLFTTGVRRGQQIPLGVGEFTYGELTPDGRMAVRRTEGHTEFRDPRTGRRLGEIPYANLSVNLEDTAYALSGDKRYVGMQSVRRGAEDKGRFDIWDLRTGKRTGCGVAINSAYGDRVRPAVYFLPGDRYVVGFWNGAVEVLDTRACTRSTVMPEPKYGSLAIALSGDRKSLVVLDQTSNDVDIWRWDGDHAFERAVHTTLPGEAQPVGIGVDHEGNQAAFADEESHVYVVRLDSGQRVRATGHLPRDTHDVAFSRDGSLLLQGFSTKTDQGVRILDAATGDQLDVWRTDPPVGSTKPDAGVQVVPGPADDILTLGPDRKVVRRTVGVEAWRDLLCGLVGQPLPSRERDRYLEGLDVEAPCR; translated from the coding sequence ATGAGTGATGCCGTAGATGAGGCTGAGGTGCGAGCCGCGGCGTCGGACAGCGTGAAACAGCGCGATGCCTTCATCTCGTACAGCCAGAGCAAGAACAGGCCGCTTGCGAAACAGCTCCAGCGAGGCCTGGAGCGGCTGGCCGTCTCGCGCTTCCGGCCCATGCGGATGAGCGTGTTCCGCGACGTCACCGGCCTGTCCGCAAACCACGACCTGTGGAAGTCGATCCAGCGCGAACTGGCACGCTCCCGCCATCTCATCCTGCTCGCCTCCCCAGAGGCCGCTGCTTCGCCGTGGGTGGCCAGGGAAGTCGACTACTGGCTGCGCGAGCGTGACGCCGAGCACCTGCTCATCGCCGTGGCGAGTGGTGAGATCGCATGGGACGACAGGGCCGGCGACTTCGACTGGCAGAAGACCACATGTCTGCCACGGAACCTGGCGGGCCACTTCACGTCCATGCCGCTCTGGGTGGACCTCCGCGAGATCGAGGAACGAGGCCACCACTCGCTGCGGTACCCACCGTTCCGCGCCGCGGTTGCCACCCTCGCCGCGCCGTTGCACGGCCGTCCCAAGGAAGAGCTGGAGCACGACGACTTCAGGCAACTCCGGTTGGTCAAACGGCTCAGCTGGTCGGGCGTCGCCCTGCTCATGGCGCTGCTCGTCCTCGCGGTATACGGCTTCTTCGACGCGGGCAGGCAGCGTGACGAGGCCGTGGCACAGGCTCGCATCTCCGCGTCACAGGCACTGGCCGCCCGCTCCGGACAACTGCTCGCGACCAGTCCCAACCAGGCTGCGCAGTACGCCCTCTACGCCGAGGAGACCCGGTCCACGCCCGAGTCCCGGCGTGCCCTGGCCCAAGCCGTGGCCGCCGCGCCGTACGCCAAGCGGCGCCTGCGCGCGGATGCCGATTCGGTGACGGGATACGAAGGCGCGGGCAGGCCAGCCGCCACGGACGTCGTCCTCAGCGCGGACGGTTCGACCGCCGCCTACCTCTCCGACTTCGATCAGACCCGACGCGTACGCCTCTACGACGTGCGATCTGCCCGGCAGTCGCGCGTACTGCGCGCCGATGGCAAACCCAGAGCGCTGAGCCGGGACGGCCGCGTCCTGGCCACGGAGGTCTACCTCAACCGGGTCCAGCTGTGGGACACCCGGACTGGCAAGCTCCTGCGCACGATGGCTGCGGGGCACACGGAGGACCTGCCCAATGCCGCGCACGGGCTCTCGAGCCTTGCTCTCTCGCCCGACGGACGGTGGGTCGCGGCCTCGCATGTCACCCCCGAGCTCAAGGCATTCGTAGTCGTGTGGCGTGCGTCCGACGGCCGCGAGGTCACCCGGCTTCGGGTGAGCAGGGCCCGGCTCGGGCTCGGGTTTTCCCGGGACGGCTCCCGTATGACCCTGGTCGACAGCGGGCGTCAGCAGGTCCGGGAGTTCCGGACGGAATCGGCGAGTTGGGCGGCCGCCAGGTCCCTGCCCGGAATGACCGGCGACACCTCGGACCCCTGGAAGTACAGCGAGGTCCTGCTTTTCGACGGGGCGGGCAAGGCCCTGGCCAGGACCGAGGAGCGCGCCGAGGTGTGGGACCTGGAACGCCGCCGCCGCATCGCCGCACGGTCCTTGGGTGTGCACCAGGACATGGCGGTCGCCGACGGCGAGGGGAACTTCGTGGTGGGCGGGCAGCACGGTGAGGTCCGGCTCTACGACGCCACGCTGCGGCCCGGAACGACACTGGGCCGGCTGGCACGGACGGCCAACACCCTTGCCATGTCGGCCGACGGCGCCCAGGTGGCCGTCGCCTCGTATGGCGGCGAGTTCAATCTCTTCACCACAGGAGTCCGGCGGGGGCAGCAAATCCCCCTTGGCGTCGGAGAGTTCACCTACGGGGAACTGACCCCCGACGGACGAATGGCAGTGCGCCGGACCGAGGGGCACACCGAGTTCCGGGATCCGCGCACCGGCCGCCGGCTCGGCGAGATTCCGTACGCCAACCTGTCCGTGAACCTGGAGGACACTGCTTACGCACTCAGCGGAGACAAGCGGTATGTCGGCATGCAGAGTGTGCGGCGCGGTGCTGAGGACAAGGGGCGCTTCGACATCTGGGATCTGCGAACCGGGAAACGGACGGGCTGCGGCGTGGCCATCAATAGTGCCTACGGGGATCGGGTTCGCCCCGCGGTCTACTTCCTCCCGGGCGACCGGTACGTGGTCGGCTTCTGGAACGGCGCCGTGGAAGTGCTCGACACGAGGGCCTGCACCCGCAGCACGGTGATGCCGGAGCCGAAGTACGGCTCCCTCGCCATCGCCCTGAGCGGCGACCGTAAGTCCCTGGTTGTTCTCGACCAGACCAGCAACGACGTCGACATCTGGCGCTGGGACGGCGACCACGCCTTCGAGCGCGCCGTCCACACCACCCTGCCGGGTGAGGCCCAGCCCGTTGGCATCGGAGTCGACCACGAGGGGAACCAGGCGGCCTTCGCTGACGAGGAGAGTCACGTGTACGTCGTACGCCTCGACTCCGGACAGCGTGTGCGTGCCACTGGGCACCTACCGCGCGATACCCATGACGTGGCATTCAGCAGGGACGGCAGTCTGCTGTTGCAGGGCTTCAGCACTAAGACCGACCAGGGTGTGCGCATCCTGGACGCGGCCACAGGCGACCAGCTCGACGTCTGGCGCACGGATCCACCGGTCGGCTCCACGAAGCCCGACGCCGGCGTGCAGGTGGTTCCCGGCCCCGCCGACGACATCCTCACCCTCGGCCCGGACCGCAAGGTCGTCCGCCGCACGGTCGGCGTGGAGGCGTGGCGGGACCTGCTGTGCGGTCTGGTCGGCCAGCCTCTACCCAGCCGGGAACGGGACCGTTACCTGGAGGGCCTGGATGTGGAGGCGCCCTGCCGCTGA